The following proteins are encoded in a genomic region of Rhizobium sp. CCGE531:
- a CDS encoding alpha/beta hydrolase-fold protein: MSVPALALDAPASPPAAQPLKNFVTSVEKDGSITFRLYAPAAKAVAVALGSRDPIAMQRGDDGTWTAKSDVLKPDLYEYYFNIDGFRSIDTGTNAPKPQRQVNTSLILVPGSILDTRNVPHGDLRLVTLHSKALDSERQMYVYTPPGYTDSSKPLPVLYLYHGFGDTVGSWVAQGRAPQILDNLLAEKKIEPMIVVIPDTETDVPNAIAENFPAADRRANFYPANAEAADRELTDDLIPHMKKHYRVRNDADGRAVAGLSQGGYQALVSGLSHLDTFGWVATFSGVSTTTVSNKTVDAVLNEPDKINKALHNFTVTVGSKDQVVGKDVAGLKATLDEKKIKHEYHEYPDLQHEMDVWRPSLVAFLEKVFKK, from the coding sequence CCGCCTTTATGCACCGGCGGCAAAGGCGGTCGCCGTCGCCCTCGGATCGCGCGATCCCATCGCCATGCAACGCGGTGACGATGGTACCTGGACTGCCAAGTCCGACGTGCTGAAACCCGATCTTTATGAATATTATTTCAATATCGACGGCTTCCGCAGCATCGATACGGGCACCAATGCGCCCAAGCCGCAGCGGCAGGTCAATACCAGCCTCATCCTGGTGCCCGGCAGCATACTCGATACCCGCAACGTGCCGCATGGCGACCTGCGGCTGGTGACATTGCATTCCAAGGCGCTGGATTCGGAACGGCAGATGTATGTCTACACGCCGCCCGGCTACACCGATTCCTCCAAGCCGCTGCCCGTGCTCTACCTCTATCACGGCTTCGGCGACACTGTGGGGTCCTGGGTTGCCCAGGGCCGCGCGCCGCAGATCCTCGACAATCTTCTTGCCGAGAAGAAGATCGAGCCGATGATCGTCGTCATTCCCGATACGGAAACCGACGTACCGAATGCGATCGCCGAGAACTTCCCCGCCGCTGATCGCCGCGCGAATTTCTATCCGGCGAATGCCGAGGCGGCCGACCGCGAACTGACCGACGATCTCATTCCGCACATGAAGAAACACTACCGGGTGCGGAACGATGCCGACGGCCGTGCCGTTGCCGGCCTGTCACAGGGCGGATATCAAGCCCTCGTCTCCGGTCTTTCCCATCTCGACACCTTCGGCTGGGTCGCAACCTTCAGCGGCGTCAGCACGACGACCGTTTCGAACAAGACCGTGGACGCGGTGCTGAACGAACCGGACAAGATCAACAAGGCCTTGCACAACTTCACGGTGACGGTCGGAAGCAAAGATCAAGTCGTCGGCAAGGACGTGGCGGGCCTGAAGGCAACGCTCGACGAGAAGAAGATCAAGCACGAATATCACGAATATCCGGACCTCCAGCATGAGATGGATGTCTGGCGGCCCTCGCTCGTGGCCTTCTTGGAAAAGGTCTTCAAGAAGTAA
- a CDS encoding EamA family transporter yields the protein MKFRATLTGFSAIAMWSFLALLTVASGKMQPFQLLAICFAIGSIPGIVVLVLRPERLQLLRQPAKVWITGIAGLFGYHFLYFTALRHAPAVEAGLIAYLWPLLIVVGSALLPGERLRWYHIVGALMGLAGTVLIVGRNGFHFEGAYAVGYGAALLCAFTWSGYSLITRRFEAVSTDVVTIFCLVTAILSFFCHLGLEETIWPESAAQWVAVLGLGLFPVGAAFYAWDYGVKNGDIQILGAASYAAPLLSTLILTLFGFAEPSWGIALACLLVTGGAVLAAHRMILRRDNSERARAEAAE from the coding sequence TTGAAATTTCGCGCGACGTTGACAGGTTTTTCGGCCATCGCAATGTGGTCGTTTCTGGCGCTTTTGACGGTAGCGTCGGGCAAGATGCAGCCCTTTCAATTGCTCGCCATCTGCTTTGCCATCGGCAGCATCCCCGGCATCGTCGTGCTCGTGCTGAGGCCAGAGCGGCTTCAGCTCCTGCGCCAGCCGGCCAAGGTCTGGATCACAGGCATTGCGGGCCTGTTCGGCTATCATTTCCTCTATTTCACCGCTCTGCGCCATGCCCCGGCGGTGGAGGCGGGGCTGATTGCCTATCTCTGGCCGTTGTTGATCGTCGTCGGCTCGGCGCTGCTGCCCGGCGAGCGGCTGCGCTGGTATCATATCGTCGGCGCCTTGATGGGGCTTGCGGGTACGGTTCTGATCGTCGGCCGCAACGGCTTTCATTTCGAAGGCGCCTATGCGGTCGGCTACGGCGCGGCCTTACTCTGTGCCTTCACCTGGTCCGGCTATTCGCTGATCACGCGCCGTTTCGAGGCCGTTTCCACCGACGTCGTTACCATATTCTGCCTGGTGACAGCGATTCTCTCGTTTTTCTGCCATCTCGGCCTGGAGGAAACCATCTGGCCGGAGAGCGCGGCGCAGTGGGTCGCAGTCCTCGGATTGGGCCTCTTTCCCGTCGGCGCGGCCTTCTATGCCTGGGATTACGGCGTCAAGAACGGCGATATCCAGATCCTCGGCGCGGCGAGTTATGCCGCACCGTTGCTGTCGACCTTGATCCTGACGCTTTTCGGCTTTGCCGAGCCGAGCTGGGGCATCGCGCTTGCCTGCCTGCTGGTCACCGGCGGGGCGGTACTGGCAGCGCATCGGATGATCCTGCGCCGGGACAATTCCGAACGGGCGCGGGCGGAAGCGGCGGAATAG
- a CDS encoding DUF3108 domain-containing protein has product MVQIRKWLLISAIVASMPSMALADVLRHETRYRVSLAGLPIARADFKTEVTGKQFTIRGDITSAGLADLVTSIDARTDVTGVVNDSRLQATHYTLFYKSGKRERTYDVAYTNGNVTSNTITPEPKRPDTWVPITEGDLKSVLDPISGMIFPITPSLNLCNQTLAVFDGEMRMDLKLSPKGSHPFSTEGFKGKTVACGVRFMPKSGYKSTRKDYLYLAKSDDMEIWFAKADTMNVYAPVYVRIPTQYGTVTITAVKYGS; this is encoded by the coding sequence ATGGTTCAAATTCGGAAGTGGCTTCTCATTTCAGCGATCGTCGCGTCGATGCCGTCGATGGCATTGGCCGACGTGCTGCGCCATGAAACGCGCTATCGCGTTTCGCTGGCCGGCCTGCCGATCGCCAGGGCGGATTTCAAAACGGAAGTCACCGGCAAGCAGTTCACCATCCGCGGCGACATCACCTCCGCGGGCCTTGCCGATCTTGTCACCTCCATCGACGCCAGGACGGATGTGACCGGCGTCGTCAACGACAGTAGGCTGCAGGCGACGCACTACACGCTCTTCTACAAGAGCGGGAAGAGGGAGCGTACCTATGATGTCGCCTATACCAACGGCAACGTGACATCGAACACGATCACGCCCGAACCGAAACGGCCGGACACCTGGGTCCCCATCACGGAAGGCGACCTGAAATCCGTGCTCGATCCGATTTCCGGCATGATCTTTCCGATCACGCCGAGCCTCAACCTCTGCAATCAGACGCTGGCCGTCTTCGACGGCGAGATGCGGATGGATCTGAAGCTATCGCCGAAGGGGTCTCACCCGTTCTCGACCGAAGGCTTCAAGGGCAAGACGGTTGCCTGCGGCGTGCGCTTCATGCCGAAGAGCGGCTATAAGAGCACGCGCAAGGACTACCTCTATCTCGCCAAGAGCGACGACATGGAGATCTGGTTTGCCAAGGCCGATACCATGAATGTATATGCTCCGGTCTACGTCCGCATACCGACGCAATACGGGACCGTGACGATTACAGCCGTGAAATACGGCAGCTAG
- the rpmB gene encoding 50S ribosomal protein L28: MSRMCELTGKAVLVGNNVSHANNKTKRRFLPNLCQVTLISDVLGQRYRLRVSAAALRSVEHRGGLDAFLIKASENELSMRARLLRRQIVKKSAEAAVAA; encoded by the coding sequence ATGTCCCGCATGTGCGAATTGACCGGCAAGGCCGTCCTCGTGGGCAACAATGTCAGCCACGCCAACAACAAGACCAAGCGTCGGTTCCTGCCGAACCTCTGCCAGGTCACGCTGATCTCCGACGTTCTCGGCCAGCGCTATCGTCTGCGCGTTTCCGCTGCAGCGCTTCGCTCGGTCGAACATCGCGGTGGTCTGGACGCTTTCCTCATCAAGGCAAGCGAAAACGAACTCAGCATGCGCGCTCGCCTGCTGCGTCGCCAGATCGTCAAGAAGTCCGCTGAAGCTGCAGTCGCTGCCTAA
- a CDS encoding VUT family protein gives MLTARHTIIYVMLMTLVVVASNILVQYPLQATFAGINLADILTWGAFTYPVAFLITDLTNRQFGPKAARKVVLAGFVVGVALSFYTAQPRIAIASGSAYLAGQLLDISVFNRLRRMAWWRAPLFGSLIGSLLDTLIFFSFAFAPFFVFFGSNDPFAIEWAPILGAFSSSAPRWISWAIGDFAVKTTVGLVMLLPYGALMNVLKPMSQAPTA, from the coding sequence ATGCTGACGGCACGTCATACCATTATCTACGTTATGCTGATGACGCTGGTCGTCGTCGCCTCCAATATCCTCGTGCAGTATCCGCTGCAGGCCACATTCGCCGGCATCAATCTTGCGGATATCCTCACCTGGGGCGCCTTCACCTATCCGGTCGCCTTCCTCATCACCGATCTGACCAACCGCCAGTTCGGCCCGAAGGCCGCCCGCAAGGTGGTGCTGGCCGGCTTCGTCGTCGGCGTCGCCCTGTCGTTCTATACGGCTCAGCCGCGCATCGCGATCGCCTCCGGTTCGGCCTATCTCGCCGGCCAGCTGCTCGACATCTCGGTCTTCAACCGCCTTCGCCGCATGGCCTGGTGGCGTGCCCCGCTGTTCGGCTCGCTCATCGGCTCACTGCTCGATACGCTGATCTTCTTCTCATTCGCCTTCGCGCCCTTCTTCGTCTTCTTCGGGTCGAACGATCCCTTCGCGATCGAATGGGCTCCGATCCTCGGCGCGTTCTCTTCGTCGGCGCCGCGCTGGATCTCCTGGGCCATCGGCGATTTCGCCGTCAAGACGACTGTCGGCCTCGTCATGCTGCTGCCCTACGGCGCGCTGATGAATGTGCTGAAACCGATGTCGCAGGCGCCCACCGCCTGA
- a CDS encoding esterase-like activity of phytase family protein, translating to MLAGLLAGCGFGNDPGGGGPVAIQARVISTFRSGSDQSRFDALEFLGGLELSSDNPLLGAISAIRFRPDQRHFISVLDTGHWLTGAIERDAAGRLKGIGDALISPMIDRDGDIDAGKGDMDAEGLALRGDHVLVSYEQYHRVDVYPDPGFEISPPDGTIPLPIPRWQLRANRSLEALMIAPRSSPLAGGAVVVAEDGLDEQGNMAAAVLDGPLQGRFAVRHYGGFNVSDGVFTPDGDLLLLERRFGLIHGLGLRIRRIAGADIKPGAVVDGNVIFEAGTRDQIDNMEGIDVFRAADGSLHLILVSDDNHSILQRSLILEFRLHDENVVSQN from the coding sequence ATGCTTGCCGGCCTGCTCGCGGGCTGCGGCTTCGGAAACGACCCCGGCGGGGGTGGTCCGGTTGCCATTCAGGCAAGGGTTATTTCCACCTTCAGGTCCGGCTCCGATCAATCACGCTTCGATGCGCTGGAGTTCCTCGGCGGTCTTGAGCTCAGTTCTGACAATCCGCTTCTCGGCGCCATCTCGGCCATTCGCTTTCGCCCCGACCAACGGCATTTCATCTCGGTGCTCGATACCGGCCACTGGCTCACCGGCGCCATCGAGCGTGACGCCGCGGGCCGGTTGAAGGGCATCGGTGATGCGCTGATCTCGCCGATGATCGATCGCGACGGCGACATCGATGCCGGCAAGGGGGATATGGATGCCGAGGGGCTTGCGTTGCGTGGCGACCATGTCCTTGTCAGTTACGAGCAGTATCATCGCGTCGATGTCTATCCCGATCCTGGCTTCGAGATTTCGCCGCCCGACGGCACCATCCCCCTCCCGATCCCAAGATGGCAGCTGCGCGCCAATCGCAGCCTCGAGGCGCTGATGATTGCGCCACGGTCAAGTCCGCTTGCGGGAGGCGCCGTCGTCGTCGCGGAAGATGGTCTGGACGAGCAGGGCAATATGGCGGCTGCCGTCCTGGACGGGCCGCTCCAAGGCCGGTTTGCCGTTCGGCATTATGGCGGCTTCAATGTCAGCGATGGCGTCTTTACGCCCGACGGGGATCTATTGTTGCTGGAGCGACGCTTCGGGCTGATACATGGCCTTGGCCTGCGTATCCGCCGCATCGCCGGCGCTGATATCAAGCCGGGCGCCGTCGTGGACGGCAATGTGATCTTCGAGGCCGGGACCAGAGATCAGATCGACAATATGGAGGGCATAGACGTCTTCCGCGCCGCCGATGGCTCCCTACATCTCATCCTGGTCTCGGATGACAATCATTCGATCCTGCAGCGCAGCCTGATACTCGAGTTTCGCCTGCATGACGAAAACGTCGTGAGCCAGAACTGA
- the cobT gene encoding cobaltochelatase subunit CobT produces MSGRGDNSKAKPGAPMDMEPLRRAITGCVRSIAGDAEVEVAFANERPGMTGERIRLPELSKRPTAHELAVTRGLGDSMALRLACHDARVHAVMAPQGADARSIFDAVEQARVESIGSLRMSGVAANINSMNTEKYAKANFSGIERREDAPIGEAMAMIVREKLTGQKPPESAGKVLDLWRPFIEEKTGGDLDNLLSSINDQQSFARIVRNMLTAMEMAEEYGDEQSEPDSDDQQSEEDKPSGEDQDNDDVKEDEGADAAPAEDSEASDEQMDDGATEDGGEISDDDMSEEGEEDSETPGETRRPNTPFADFNEKVDYHVYTEEFDETTTAQELCDVAELERLRAFLDKQLAHLQGAVGRLANRLQRRLMAQQNRSWDFDLEEGYLDPARLPRLIIDPTQALSFKMERDTQFRDTVVTLLIDNSGSMRGRPITVAASCADILARTLERCGVKVEILGFTTKAWKGGQARERWLASGKPQTPGRLNDLRHIIYKAADEPYRRARSNLGLMMREGLLKENIDGEALIWAHNRLLGRREQRRILMMISDGAPVDDSTLSVNPGNYLERHLRAVIDQIETRSPVELLAIGIGHDVTRYYRRAVTIVDADELAGAMTEQLASLFEDQTSMPRSRMRRAS; encoded by the coding sequence ATGTCAGGTCGCGGAGATAATTCCAAAGCGAAGCCAGGCGCCCCGATGGACATGGAGCCGTTGCGCCGGGCGATCACCGGCTGTGTCCGCTCGATCGCCGGCGATGCCGAGGTCGAGGTGGCTTTTGCCAACGAACGCCCGGGCATGACCGGCGAGCGCATCCGCCTGCCGGAGCTTTCGAAACGGCCGACGGCTCACGAGCTTGCGGTGACGCGGGGCTTGGGCGATTCGATGGCCTTGCGGCTCGCCTGTCACGATGCCCGCGTGCATGCCGTCATGGCGCCGCAGGGCGCCGATGCCCGCAGCATCTTCGATGCGGTCGAGCAGGCGCGCGTCGAATCGATCGGCTCGCTGCGCATGAGCGGCGTTGCCGCCAACATCAACTCGATGAATACGGAGAAATACGCCAAGGCGAATTTCTCCGGCATCGAACGGCGCGAGGATGCGCCGATCGGCGAAGCCATGGCGATGATCGTGCGCGAGAAGCTGACCGGCCAGAAGCCGCCGGAAAGCGCCGGCAAGGTGCTCGATCTCTGGCGCCCCTTCATCGAGGAGAAGACCGGCGGCGATCTCGACAATCTGCTTTCGTCCATCAACGATCAGCAAAGCTTCGCCCGTATCGTGCGCAATATGCTGACGGCCATGGAGATGGCCGAGGAATATGGCGACGAGCAGTCTGAGCCCGACAGCGACGATCAGCAGAGCGAAGAGGACAAGCCGAGCGGCGAGGACCAGGATAACGACGACGTCAAGGAAGACGAGGGCGCCGACGCCGCACCGGCGGAGGATAGCGAAGCCTCCGACGAGCAGATGGACGACGGCGCGACCGAAGACGGCGGCGAAATCTCCGACGACGATATGAGCGAAGAAGGCGAGGAAGATTCGGAAACGCCGGGTGAAACCCGCCGTCCGAATACGCCCTTTGCTGATTTCAACGAGAAGGTCGACTATCACGTCTATACCGAGGAGTTCGACGAGACCACGACGGCACAGGAGCTGTGCGACGTGGCCGAGCTCGAGCGCCTGCGCGCCTTCCTCGACAAGCAGCTCGCGCATCTGCAGGGCGCTGTGGGACGTCTCGCCAATCGCCTGCAACGCCGCCTCATGGCGCAGCAGAACCGCTCCTGGGACTTCGATCTGGAAGAGGGTTATCTCGATCCGGCTCGCCTGCCGCGCCTGATCATCGATCCGACGCAGGCGCTGTCCTTCAAGATGGAGCGCGATACACAGTTCCGCGATACGGTCGTGACGCTGCTGATCGACAATTCCGGCTCGATGCGCGGCCGCCCGATCACGGTTGCCGCCTCCTGTGCCGACATTCTGGCGCGCACGCTGGAGCGCTGCGGCGTCAAGGTCGAGATCCTCGGCTTCACCACCAAGGCCTGGAAGGGCGGACAGGCGCGCGAGAGGTGGCTTGCCAGCGGCAAGCCGCAGACGCCGGGGCGGCTGAACGATCTGCGCCACATCATCTACAAGGCCGCGGACGAGCCCTATCGACGGGCGCGCAGCAATCTGGGGCTGATGATGCGCGAGGGCCTGCTCAAGGAGAATATCGACGGCGAGGCGCTGATCTGGGCGCATAACCGCCTGCTCGGACGTCGCGAGCAGCGCCGTATCCTGATGATGATCTCGGACGGTGCGCCGGTCGATGATTCCACGCTGTCGGTCAATCCGGGCAATTATCTGGAGCGGCATCTGCGCGCCGTGATCGATCAGATCGAGACGCGTTCGCCCGTGGAATTGCTGGCGATCGGCATCGGCCACGATGTGACACGCTACTATCGCCGCGCCGTCACCATCGTCGATGCCGACGAATTGGCCGGAGCGATGACGGAGCAGCTTGCCTCGCTGTTCGAGGATCAGACGAGCATGCCGCGCTCGCGCATGCGCCGCGCCAGCTGA
- the cobS gene encoding cobaltochelatase subunit CobS, with protein MSKIDLDISEIPDTTVSVREVFGIDSDIRVPAYSKGGAYVPDLDTDYLFDRETTLAILAGFAHNRRVMISGYHGTGKSSHIEQVAARLNWPCVRINLDSHVSRIDLVGKDAIVVKDGLQITEFKDGILPWAYQHNVALVFDEYDAGRPDVMFVIQRVLESSGRLTLLDQSRVIRPHPAFRLFATANTIGLGDTTGLYHGTQQINQAQMDRWSIVTTLNYLPHNNEVDIVLAKVKSFRTEKGRDTVSKMVRVADLTRAAFMNGDLSTVMSPRTVITWAENAEIFGDIAFAFRVTFLNKCDELERPLVAEHYQRAFGVELKESAANIVLEA; from the coding sequence ATGAGCAAGATTGACCTTGATATTTCCGAGATCCCCGACACCACCGTTTCGGTCCGTGAGGTTTTCGGCATTGATTCCGACATCCGCGTTCCGGCCTACAGCAAGGGCGGCGCCTACGTACCCGATCTGGATACGGACTATCTCTTCGACCGCGAGACCACGCTCGCCATTCTCGCCGGCTTCGCCCATAATCGCCGCGTGATGATCTCCGGCTATCACGGCACCGGCAAGTCCTCGCATATCGAGCAGGTCGCAGCCCGCCTCAACTGGCCTTGCGTGCGCATCAATCTCGACAGCCATGTCAGCCGTATCGATCTCGTCGGCAAGGATGCGATCGTCGTCAAGGACGGGTTGCAGATCACCGAATTCAAGGACGGCATCCTGCCTTGGGCCTATCAGCACAACGTCGCCCTCGTCTTCGACGAATACGATGCCGGCCGTCCGGACGTGATGTTCGTCATCCAGCGCGTCTTGGAATCCTCGGGCCGCCTGACGCTGCTCGACCAGAGCCGCGTCATCCGTCCTCACCCGGCCTTCCGCCTGTTCGCAACCGCCAACACGATCGGCCTCGGCGACACGACCGGCCTTTATCACGGCACGCAGCAGATCAACCAGGCGCAGATGGACCGCTGGTCGATCGTGACGACGCTGAACTACCTGCCACACAACAACGAAGTCGATATCGTGCTGGCGAAGGTAAAGTCCTTCCGTACCGAGAAGGGCCGCGATACCGTCTCCAAGATGGTGCGCGTCGCCGATCTGACGCGCGCGGCCTTCATGAACGGCGATCTGTCGACCGTCATGAGCCCGCGTACGGTCATCACCTGGGCCGAGAATGCGGAGATCTTCGGCGATATCGCCTTTGCCTTCCGTGTCACCTTCCTCAACAAGTGTGACGAGCTGGAGCGGCCGCTGGTCGCCGAGCACTATCAGCGCGCCTTCGGCGTCGAGCTGAAGGAAAGTGCCGCCAACATCGTGCTCGAAGCCTAA
- a CDS encoding J domain-containing protein yields MRLDSKYFDRIRTRRKRAQEPEQGPPTCQWDGCEKHGTHRAPVGRNAEGQFFLFCFEHVKEYNKGYNYFSGLSDGEIARYQKEAITGHRPTWTVGVNKAAKNSPLQSDIRSGSYSRVRDPFGFVKEGEGQGRGPRFPQQRKLKTLEAKAFDTMGLGATATALEIKRRYKELVKMHHPDANGGDRGSEERFREVIQAYQLLKQNGFC; encoded by the coding sequence ATGAGACTTGATTCAAAATATTTCGATCGCATTCGCACCCGTCGCAAGCGCGCGCAGGAGCCTGAGCAAGGCCCGCCGACATGCCAGTGGGACGGCTGCGAAAAGCACGGTACGCATCGCGCTCCCGTCGGGCGCAATGCGGAAGGGCAGTTCTTTTTGTTCTGCTTCGAGCACGTCAAGGAATACAACAAGGGCTACAATTATTTCTCCGGCCTCTCGGATGGGGAGATCGCGCGCTACCAGAAGGAAGCCATCACCGGCCATCGTCCGACCTGGACTGTAGGCGTCAACAAGGCTGCCAAAAACAGCCCGCTTCAATCCGATATCCGCTCCGGCTCCTATTCCCGCGTCCGCGATCCCTTCGGCTTCGTCAAGGAGGGGGAGGGACAGGGTCGAGGCCCGCGCTTCCCGCAGCAGCGCAAGCTGAAGACGCTGGAAGCGAAGGCGTTCGATACGATGGGGCTTGGCGCCACCGCCACGGCGCTGGAAATCAAGCGCCGCTACAAGGAATTGGTGAAAATGCACCATCCCGATGCCAATGGCGGCGACCGCGGGTCGGAGGAACGTTTTCGCGAGGTCATTCAGGCCTATCAATTATTGAAACAGAACGGTTTTTGTTAA
- a CDS encoding BolA family protein — translation METTLQSRIERKLRDAFAPERLAVINESHLHAGHQPDMTGAGETHIRIRIVSAKFAGMPRLARHRAINELLKPELDAGLHALAVEPAAPGEAVRW, via the coding sequence ATGGAAACGACACTGCAATCCCGCATTGAGCGGAAGCTCAGAGACGCTTTCGCGCCCGAGCGCCTTGCCGTCATCAATGAAAGCCACCTGCATGCCGGCCATCAGCCCGATATGACGGGAGCCGGCGAGACCCATATAAGAATTCGCATCGTCTCCGCCAAGTTCGCTGGCATGCCGCGCCTGGCGCGCCACAGGGCCATCAATGAATTGCTGAAGCCGGAACTGGATGCCGGCCTTCACGCGCTGGCCGTGGAGCCGGCAGCACCCGGCGAAGCGGTTCGCTGGTAG
- a CDS encoding mobile mystery protein B yields MFQEPEGATPLDADDVEGLKFKHITTRLQLDELESANITAGLRWVGRRRTGDILTGEFARLLHKRLFGDVWIWAGTYRLIEKNIGIDPLQISVQVRILLDDARYWAEHSVFPPKEAAARFHHRMVRIHPFPNGNGRHARIAADIFLWDYFGHPPIEWASGVDLQADNERRSAYIHALRAADTGNMAPLFSFVGA; encoded by the coding sequence ATGTTTCAAGAGCCTGAGGGCGCGACACCGCTTGACGCTGACGACGTCGAGGGACTGAAATTCAAGCATATCACGACTCGTCTTCAACTTGATGAGCTTGAAAGCGCCAATATCACGGCTGGTCTTCGATGGGTCGGCCGACGGCGGACAGGGGACATTTTGACGGGCGAGTTTGCGAGGCTGCTGCACAAGAGGTTGTTTGGTGATGTTTGGATATGGGCCGGGACCTATCGCCTGATTGAGAAAAATATTGGCATCGACCCTCTTCAAATATCTGTTCAGGTTCGGATTCTCCTGGACGATGCGCGCTATTGGGCGGAGCACTCGGTTTTTCCGCCGAAGGAGGCGGCCGCCCGCTTTCATCACAGAATGGTACGGATACATCCGTTCCCGAATGGAAACGGTCGCCACGCCCGGATAGCGGCTGACATTTTTCTTTGGGATTATTTCGGGCATCCGCCGATCGAGTGGGCAAGTGGTGTGGATCTGCAGGCCGATAACGAACGGCGGAGCGCTTATATCCACGCTCTTAGGGCGGCAGACACCGGCAATATGGCGCCGCTTTTCAGTTTTGTCGGCGCATAA
- a CDS encoding mobile mystery protein A yields MNIKKTVAKQYIRLVDMAVNQPLSDVPSEGWITTVRKALGMSVQQLADRLAVSRGSIYQAEQNERSKAISIGQMEKLAEAMGGRFVYGIVPNGSVEVMIMDQARMKARSVIHRTNAHMALEKQALQPDALNEEIESLAREIAEKRPSDLWATE; encoded by the coding sequence ATGAACATTAAGAAAACCGTGGCGAAGCAATATATTCGACTGGTCGACATGGCTGTGAACCAGCCCTTGAGCGACGTGCCGTCTGAAGGCTGGATAACCACGGTGAGGAAGGCGTTGGGAATGTCCGTGCAGCAGCTCGCCGATCGGCTGGCCGTAAGCCGTGGCTCGATCTATCAAGCAGAACAGAATGAGCGTTCCAAGGCGATCTCCATCGGGCAGATGGAAAAGCTTGCGGAAGCGATGGGAGGGCGTTTCGTCTATGGCATCGTGCCGAACGGCTCCGTCGAAGTGATGATCATGGATCAGGCACGGATGAAGGCACGATCGGTGATCCATCGGACGAATGCCCATATGGCCTTGGAGAAACAGGCTTTGCAACCAGATGCTCTCAACGAGGAGATCGAGAGTCTGGCCAGGGAAATCGCGGAAAAAAGACCATCGGATCTCTGGGCGACTGAGTGA